A region of the Candidatus Rokuibacteriota bacterium genome:
TAAAACCTTCAGCTTCGGCTCCGTCGGCTCCACCTCGGGCCACCTGATGCCGCGCTATTTCCTGCTGCAGGCCGGGATCAACCCCGAGAAGGACCTGAAGCAGGTGGCGTACTCCGGCGCCCACGACGCGACCGCGCTGTGGGTGGAGTCGGGCAAGGTCGAGGCGGGCGCGCTGAACTTCCTGGTGTGGGACAAGCTGGTCCAGCAGAAGAAGGTCGACTTCGCCAAGGTCAACGTCTTTTACACGACGCCGCCCTACGCGGACTACGTGTGGACGGCGCGCGGCGACCTGGACGCGGGACTCCAGGAGCGCATCACCGCCGCGTTCCTCAAGCTGGACTACACCAAGCCCGAGGACCGGCGGCTGCTCGACCTGCACCGGACGAAGAAGTACATCAAGGCGAACGACGCCGAGTGGAAGGGCGTGGAGGAGGCGGCGGTCGCGGCGGGGCTGCTCAAGTAGCGATGTACGAGCTGCGCGACGTCCGCAAGATCTTCGCCGACGGCTCCGTCGCCGTCGACGGCGTGTCGCTGACCCTCGGCCCCGGCGAGCACGTGGCCTTCATCGGCCCGAGC
Encoded here:
- a CDS encoding putative selenate ABC transporter substrate-binding protein, with protein sequence MILVVVLLVAAPGVWAGEIPSVLRVSAIPDENPNELMRIYTPFAEYLAKELGMKVRFTPVGDYAATVEGLAARKLDLVWYGGFTSVQAVRRTDGTARRLVLRQEDAEFKSVFVARPGSGIKGLRDLKGKTFSFGSVGSTSGHLMPRYFLLQAGINPEKDLKQVAYSGAHDATALWVESGKVEAGALNFLVWDKLVQQKKVDFAKVNVFYTTPPYADYVWTARGDLDAGLQERITAAFLKLDYTKPEDRRLLDLHRTKKYIKANDAEWKGVEEAAVAAGLLK